In Microbacterium laevaniformans, a single window of DNA contains:
- a CDS encoding ABC transporter ATP-binding protein gives MPAPVISAHQLVKSYKVKGKPDFVAVDGLSFEVAPGESFGLLGPNGAGKSTTMKMIGAVSTRSGGDLQILGLDPDRYGPEIRSRLGVVPQQDNLDGELNARENLYIYGRYFGLPSKVCHEKADELLAFAQLEDKAKNKVDQLSGGMKRRLTIARGLINDPRILLLDEPTTGLDPQARHVLWDRLFRLKERGTTLVLTTHYMDEAEQLCDRLVVVDKGRIMAEGTPASLIREHSSREVLEVRFGSDRNAQVAGQLAGIGDRVEVLPDRILIYADNGEAALERVTSLGLEPITSLVRRSSLEDVFLRLTGRSLIE, from the coding sequence GTGCCTGCTCCCGTCATCTCCGCGCATCAGCTCGTGAAGTCCTACAAGGTCAAGGGCAAGCCCGACTTCGTCGCCGTCGACGGTCTCAGCTTCGAGGTCGCGCCCGGTGAGTCGTTCGGTCTTCTCGGTCCCAACGGCGCCGGCAAGTCGACGACGATGAAGATGATCGGCGCGGTCTCCACCCGCTCCGGCGGCGACCTGCAGATTCTCGGCCTCGACCCGGATCGCTACGGTCCCGAGATCCGGTCCCGGCTCGGCGTCGTGCCGCAGCAGGACAACCTCGACGGCGAGCTCAACGCCCGCGAGAACCTGTACATCTACGGCCGGTACTTCGGTCTCCCCAGCAAGGTGTGCCATGAGAAGGCCGATGAGCTGCTCGCCTTCGCGCAGCTCGAGGACAAGGCGAAGAACAAAGTCGACCAGCTCTCCGGCGGCATGAAACGGCGCCTCACCATTGCGCGCGGCCTCATCAACGATCCGCGCATCCTGCTGCTCGACGAGCCGACCACGGGCCTCGACCCGCAGGCGCGCCACGTCCTGTGGGACCGCCTGTTCCGCCTCAAGGAGCGCGGCACGACCCTGGTGCTGACCACGCACTACATGGACGAAGCCGAGCAGCTGTGCGACCGGCTCGTCGTCGTCGACAAGGGCCGCATCATGGCCGAGGGCACCCCGGCATCCCTCATCCGGGAGCACTCCAGCCGTGAAGTGCTCGAAGTGCGCTTCGGTTCGGATCGCAACGCCCAGGTCGCCGGCCAGCTGGCCGGTATCGGCGACCGCGTCGAGGTGCTTCCCGACCGCATCCTCATCTACGCCGACAACGGTGAGGCCGCCCTCGAGCGCGTCACCTCGCTGGGACTCGAGCCGATCACCTCGCTCGTGCGCCGCTCCTCGCTGGAGGACGTCTTCCTCCGCCTCACGGGAAGGTCGCTGATCGAATGA
- the efeO gene encoding iron uptake system protein EfeO — MTRTRTWGAVAALGATALVLAGCVAKTDVAASDALTVTSTDTACTVSTATATSGTLAFAVTNASSQVTEFYLLAADGLRIVGEVENVAPGASRTLTVVAQPGDYVTLCKPGMVGEGIGRTAFTVTGDAVTATGDDAAQKQKAVDLYASFVKDQVEQLVPAVAAFVSAYEAGDDEKARSLFPTTRAFYERIEPVAESLGDLDPRIDYREVDAVAEGLDWTGFHRIEKDLWVPAPDALNSDGSTPAWKDWAPSTPAERATSGAKLIADVGELNAYVHGDAFQKALDAQGIGGISNGAISLLDEVATGKISGEEDWWSGTDLYDFAANVEGSRMAFSLVKDFAVSSGATGTELAGRIDSGYAALEAPLARHGSLSAGFVNYRQLSEADKRELTDLINALAEPLSKLTSTILQ, encoded by the coding sequence ATGACCCGCACACGCACCTGGGGAGCCGTCGCCGCGCTCGGCGCGACCGCCCTCGTGCTTGCCGGCTGCGTCGCCAAGACCGACGTCGCCGCGTCCGACGCCCTGACCGTCACCTCCACCGACACGGCGTGCACGGTGTCGACCGCGACCGCCACCAGCGGCACGCTCGCGTTCGCGGTGACCAACGCCAGCTCGCAGGTGACGGAGTTCTATCTCCTCGCCGCCGACGGTCTGCGCATCGTCGGCGAGGTCGAGAACGTCGCTCCCGGCGCCTCACGCACCCTCACCGTCGTCGCCCAGCCCGGCGACTACGTCACGCTGTGCAAGCCCGGCATGGTCGGTGAGGGCATCGGACGCACCGCCTTCACGGTCACGGGCGACGCCGTCACGGCCACGGGGGACGACGCCGCGCAGAAGCAGAAGGCCGTCGATCTGTACGCGTCGTTCGTCAAGGATCAGGTCGAACAGCTCGTCCCGGCCGTGGCGGCCTTCGTGAGCGCCTACGAGGCCGGCGACGATGAGAAGGCGCGGAGCCTGTTCCCCACCACGCGTGCGTTCTACGAGCGGATCGAACCCGTGGCGGAGTCGCTGGGCGATCTCGATCCCCGCATCGATTACCGCGAGGTGGATGCCGTCGCGGAAGGCCTCGACTGGACGGGCTTCCACCGCATCGAGAAGGACCTCTGGGTTCCGGCGCCCGATGCCCTCAACTCCGACGGGTCAACCCCGGCCTGGAAGGACTGGGCGCCCTCGACGCCCGCCGAGCGCGCGACCTCCGGGGCGAAGCTGATCGCCGACGTGGGCGAGCTCAACGCGTACGTGCACGGCGACGCGTTCCAGAAGGCGCTCGACGCGCAGGGCATCGGCGGCATCTCCAACGGCGCGATCTCTCTGCTGGACGAAGTGGCCACGGGCAAGATCAGCGGCGAAGAGGACTGGTGGAGCGGCACCGACCTGTACGATTTCGCGGCCAACGTCGAGGGATCGAGGATGGCGTTCTCGCTCGTCAAGGACTTCGCCGTCTCCTCCGGCGCGACCGGAACGGAGCTCGCCGGCCGGATCGACAGCGGCTACGCCGCCCTCGAGGCCCCTCTCGCGCGCCACGGCTCGCTGAGCGCCGGTTTCGTGAACTACCGGCAGCTCAGCGAGGCCGACAAGCGCGAGCTCACCGACCTGATCAACGCGCTGGCCGAGCCGCTGTCCAAGCTGACGTCCACGATCCTGCAATGA
- a CDS encoding ABC transporter ATP-binding protein, translated as MSSASTTRPSRSRRRAPDDGPRASLRQLLPFVFEQKGVLVVVAVLSVLAAVATLAQPLVVGQVIDRVQKQNPLGLLVWVLVGLVIASSVISGIQHFLLQRTGTAVVYSSRRRLIAQLLHLPVQEYDARRTGDLVSRVGTDTTLLYAVLTQGLADSIGNALIFVGAIVAMFIIDPVLLVLILVVVGASVAVVVALSGRIRRATAVQQEKVGELASGVERAVGSIRTIRASGASERERESIEHTARGAYEAGVQVAKASAFVVPVAGVALQLSLLVVLGVGGFRVASGAITIAGLVTFVMFLFFLVQPLGSFFGAITSVGQALGALGRIQEVLDLRTETACDAEVAASVAVGTSPISTAAAHENHETTSAIEFRDVHFAYPDAVVSARRRSETEAAALLAEAHADATVAVSEAAGEVLRGVSFRVPRGARVALVGPSGAGKSTTLALIERFYDPTAGSILLDGVDLRGIDRTRLRAQLGYVEQDAPTLAGTIADNLRLASPSASDEECVRVLRAVNLGEVLERSHLGLDAPVGEAGVMLSGGERQRLAIARALLAAPPILLLDESTSSLDGLNEQRMREAIDAVAAGRTLVVIAHRLSTVVDSDLIVVMDHGRVVGQGTHSELVETVPLYRDLAKHQLLV; from the coding sequence ATGTCCTCTGCCAGCACCACCCGCCCTTCCCGCTCCCGCCGCCGCGCGCCCGATGACGGCCCTCGCGCGAGTCTGCGACAGCTGCTCCCCTTCGTCTTCGAGCAGAAGGGCGTTCTCGTCGTCGTCGCTGTGCTGAGCGTGCTCGCCGCCGTCGCGACCCTCGCCCAGCCGCTGGTGGTCGGTCAGGTCATCGACCGGGTGCAGAAGCAGAACCCGCTGGGTCTGCTGGTGTGGGTGCTGGTGGGTCTCGTCATCGCCTCCTCGGTGATCAGCGGCATCCAGCACTTCCTCCTGCAGCGCACGGGCACGGCGGTCGTCTACTCGAGTCGGCGCCGTCTCATCGCACAGCTGCTGCACCTTCCCGTACAGGAGTACGACGCACGACGCACGGGCGACCTCGTCTCGCGCGTCGGCACCGACACGACCCTGCTGTACGCGGTGCTCACCCAGGGGCTGGCGGACTCGATCGGCAATGCGCTCATCTTCGTGGGCGCGATCGTGGCGATGTTCATCATCGATCCGGTGCTGCTGGTGCTCATCCTGGTCGTCGTCGGCGCGTCGGTCGCCGTCGTGGTGGCGCTCAGCGGGCGGATCCGCCGGGCGACCGCCGTGCAGCAGGAGAAGGTGGGCGAGCTGGCCTCGGGCGTGGAGCGCGCCGTCGGATCGATCCGCACGATCCGCGCCTCGGGCGCGTCCGAACGCGAACGCGAGAGCATCGAGCACACGGCGCGCGGTGCGTACGAGGCCGGCGTGCAGGTCGCGAAGGCATCGGCGTTCGTGGTTCCGGTCGCCGGCGTCGCCCTGCAGCTGTCGCTGCTCGTCGTGCTCGGCGTCGGCGGCTTCCGCGTGGCCTCGGGCGCGATCACGATCGCCGGGCTGGTGACGTTCGTGATGTTCCTGTTCTTCCTCGTGCAGCCACTCGGCTCGTTCTTCGGAGCGATCACCTCGGTCGGGCAGGCCCTGGGCGCACTGGGACGCATCCAGGAGGTGCTGGACCTGCGCACCGAGACGGCGTGCGATGCGGAGGTCGCGGCATCCGTCGCCGTCGGCACCTCTCCGATCTCGACGGCCGCCGCGCACGAGAACCACGAGACGACGTCGGCGATCGAGTTCCGCGACGTGCATTTCGCGTATCCGGATGCCGTGGTCAGCGCGCGCCGTCGCTCGGAGACCGAGGCGGCGGCCCTGCTCGCCGAGGCCCACGCCGACGCGACGGTGGCGGTTTCGGAAGCGGCCGGCGAGGTGCTGCGCGGCGTGTCGTTCCGCGTCCCGCGCGGGGCGCGCGTCGCCCTGGTCGGGCCTTCGGGTGCGGGCAAGTCCACCACCCTCGCGCTGATCGAGCGGTTCTACGACCCGACGGCGGGCTCGATCCTGCTCGACGGCGTCGACCTCCGCGGCATCGACCGCACGCGGCTGCGCGCCCAGCTCGGCTATGTCGAGCAGGACGCACCGACCCTCGCCGGGACGATCGCCGACAACCTGCGGTTGGCGTCGCCGTCGGCATCCGACGAGGAGTGCGTGCGCGTGCTGCGCGCCGTGAACCTCGGCGAGGTGCTGGAGCGCTCGCATCTGGGTCTGGACGCACCGGTGGGTGAGGCCGGTGTCATGCTCTCGGGCGGCGAACGGCAGCGGCTCGCGATCGCCCGAGCGCTGCTGGCTGCTCCCCCGATTCTGCTGCTGGACGAGTCGACGTCATCGCTCGACGGCCTCAACGAGCAGCGCATGCGCGAGGCGATCGACGCCGTCGCCGCGGGGCGGACGCTCGTCGTGATCGCGCACCGGTTGTCGACCGTCGTGGACAGTGATCTGATCGTCGTGATGGACCACGGCAGAGTGGTCGGGCAGGGCACCCACTCCGAACTCGTCGAGACCGTGCCGCTCTATCGCGACCTCGCGAAGCACCAGCTGCTCGTCTGA
- a CDS encoding winged helix DNA-binding domain-containing protein, whose protein sequence is MDSVRLRATRLVHHALVVPDAGLGPAARRLTATQAQEFWAGRWALGIRTAGEVTLTDVDDAFARGVLVRSWTQRGTLHIVAAEDLAWILELTRERQQRQAAGVHRAFGIEADDIVRAERAVGAALSGGNRLTRNEAATVMAAAGADVAGSRGGHLISALAVRGGVVFGPVVPRDGALTREQYLVAADDWLPDAAAPAEPWGELFVRYLAGHAPATLDDFRWWAGVPVGIARAAREAAGDRVTALDEGLFLGADAPAGGAPEAVSGVLALPPFDEYYLSYADRSRVCPPEHLATIGPTLNGLVRPVLIAGGEVFGTWRHSTAVGRHHLPPMPDPFAAAVDAASVEAALGRVARFLRV, encoded by the coding sequence ATGGACTCCGTCCGTCTGCGCGCCACGCGTCTGGTGCATCACGCCCTGGTCGTTCCCGACGCCGGCCTGGGGCCCGCCGCGCGCCGGCTGACCGCCACGCAGGCGCAGGAGTTCTGGGCGGGGCGGTGGGCTCTCGGCATCCGCACGGCGGGGGAGGTCACGCTCACCGACGTCGACGACGCCTTCGCGCGCGGTGTGCTCGTGCGCTCGTGGACGCAGCGTGGAACCCTGCATATCGTCGCCGCCGAAGACCTCGCCTGGATCCTCGAGCTGACGCGCGAGCGGCAGCAGCGGCAGGCGGCGGGGGTGCACCGTGCGTTCGGCATCGAGGCCGACGACATCGTGCGCGCCGAGCGAGCCGTCGGGGCCGCGCTCTCGGGCGGCAACCGCCTGACGCGAAACGAGGCGGCGACGGTCATGGCCGCCGCCGGTGCGGATGTCGCGGGCTCCCGCGGAGGTCACCTGATCTCGGCCCTCGCCGTTCGCGGGGGTGTCGTCTTCGGTCCGGTCGTGCCGCGCGACGGCGCGCTCACGCGGGAGCAGTACCTCGTCGCCGCCGACGACTGGCTGCCGGATGCCGCGGCTCCCGCCGAGCCCTGGGGCGAGCTGTTCGTCCGGTATCTCGCCGGGCACGCACCGGCCACTCTCGACGACTTCCGCTGGTGGGCCGGCGTTCCCGTCGGTATCGCCCGGGCCGCGCGGGAAGCCGCCGGCGATCGGGTCACGGCGCTCGACGAGGGCCTTTTCCTCGGCGCCGACGCGCCAGCCGGCGGCGCGCCCGAGGCAGTCTCCGGAGTGCTCGCGCTGCCGCCCTTCGACGAGTACTACCTCTCGTACGCGGACCGCTCCCGAGTCTGTCCGCCGGAGCACCTCGCAACGATCGGTCCGACCCTCAACGGTCTGGTGCGTCCCGTGCTCATCGCCGGGGGAGAGGTGTTCGGCACCTGGCGTCACTCGACGGCGGTCGGCAGACACCATCTGCCGCCGATGCCCGACCCCTTCGCCGCCGCGGTCGACGCGGCATCCGTGGAGGCCGCTCTCGGGCGCGTCGCCCGGTTCTTGCGCGTGTAG
- a CDS encoding XRE family transcriptional regulator — MPPTSLELSTLGHRIRHQRVSHGLTLDELGAIVGVAGSQLSLIENGKREPKLSLLQAIASATGTDVTDLLSAEPPNRRAALELELERAQQSPVFRSLGIPALRVTKATSDETIESVLGLHRELQRRERAAIATPEEARRANTELRLRMRAKDNYLPDIEKLAEKQLKAAGHVSGALTHRTVSIMASQLGFELIYVDDLPHSARSVTDLENGRIYLPPASIPGGHGLRSMALQAMAHRLLGHTPPSDYADFLQQRLEINYFAACCLMPETASVAFLAQAKKDRNLAVEDFRDAFGVTHEAAGMRLTNLLTQHIGIRLHFLRVDGSGAITRAYENDDLPLPMDVTGSVEGQVVCRHFAARAAFSEQNRTVEHYQYTDTPAGTFWCSSQTGRTSDGEFSITVGVPFDDARWFRGRETQKRAISTCPDESCCRRPDAELTARWEGRAWPSARVHMQMFSPLPRGAFPGVDDGEVYAFLDRHAQG, encoded by the coding sequence ATGCCACCCACCTCCCTGGAGCTGTCGACGCTCGGGCATCGCATCCGTCACCAGCGCGTGTCGCACGGGCTCACGCTCGACGAGCTCGGCGCGATCGTCGGTGTCGCCGGCAGCCAGCTGAGCCTGATCGAGAACGGCAAACGCGAGCCGAAGCTGTCACTGTTGCAGGCCATCGCCTCCGCGACCGGCACGGACGTCACCGATCTGCTGTCGGCCGAGCCGCCGAACCGTCGAGCCGCCCTCGAGCTCGAACTCGAACGTGCACAGCAGTCCCCCGTCTTCCGCAGCCTCGGCATCCCGGCTCTGCGGGTGACCAAAGCGACTTCCGACGAGACGATCGAGTCGGTGCTGGGGCTGCACCGTGAGCTGCAGCGTCGCGAGCGCGCAGCCATCGCGACTCCGGAAGAGGCCCGGCGGGCGAACACGGAGCTGCGCCTGCGCATGCGCGCCAAGGACAACTACCTCCCCGACATCGAGAAGCTCGCGGAGAAGCAGCTGAAGGCCGCCGGCCATGTCTCGGGGGCCCTCACCCACCGCACGGTGAGCATCATGGCGTCCCAATTGGGATTCGAGCTGATCTACGTCGATGATCTCCCCCACTCGGCCCGCTCGGTCACCGACCTGGAGAACGGCCGGATCTACCTGCCGCCGGCATCCATCCCCGGCGGACACGGCCTGCGCTCGATGGCCCTGCAGGCCATGGCCCACCGCCTGCTCGGGCACACACCACCCAGCGACTACGCCGACTTCCTGCAGCAGCGGCTCGAGATCAACTACTTCGCCGCCTGCTGCCTCATGCCCGAGACCGCCTCGGTCGCCTTCCTGGCCCAGGCGAAGAAGGACCGCAACCTCGCCGTCGAGGATTTCCGCGATGCCTTCGGCGTGACCCACGAGGCCGCGGGCATGCGACTGACGAACCTCCTGACGCAGCACATCGGCATCCGCCTGCACTTCCTGCGGGTCGACGGCTCGGGCGCCATCACCCGCGCCTACGAGAACGATGACCTGCCGCTGCCGATGGACGTCACCGGATCGGTCGAGGGACAGGTCGTGTGCCGGCATTTCGCCGCGCGCGCCGCCTTCTCGGAGCAGAACCGCACGGTCGAGCATTACCAGTACACCGACACCCCCGCCGGTACCTTCTGGTGCTCGTCGCAGACCGGACGCACCTCGGACGGCGAGTTCTCGATCACCGTCGGGGTGCCTTTCGACGACGCGCGCTGGTTCCGCGGCCGCGAGACGCAGAAGCGCGCGATCTCGACGTGCCCCGACGAGTCGTGTTGCCGGCGTCCGGATGCCGAGCTCACGGCGCGCTGGGAGGGTCGCGCGTGGCCGAGTGCCCGCGTGCACATGCAGATGTTCTCACCGCTGCCGCGCGGCGCCTTCCCCGGCGTCGACGACGGCGAGGTGTACGCCTTCCTCGACCGGCACGCCCAGGGCTGA
- a CDS encoding phosphoenolpyruvate carboxykinase (GTP) — MAIADMFTRPTAIRTATGADAADEPRGGFGMRPVLAGTGLEALLAWVDEVAALTQPARIHWVDGSRAENEALLRQQVDEGKLIKLNPEWRPGSYLARSHPSDVARTEARTFIASAREEDAGPTNNWAQPDQIRATITPLFAGSMRGRTMYVVPFSMGAVGGPLSHIGVQITDSAYAVTSIGIMTRVGTAVLEQIAAGKPWVKTVHSVGAPLAPGREDVAWPCNDEKYIVHFPDTLEVWSFGSGYGGNAILAKKCFALRIASVIGREEGWLAEHMLLIRVISPEGKRFHLAAAFPSACGKTNLAMLRPTIPGWRVETLGDDIVWLRPGDDGRLWAINPEAGFFGVAPGTGASTNVAAVETLWGNTIFTNVALRPDGDVWWEGLTDDVPSELIDWEGKPWTPAMGRPAAHPNSRFTVSAGQCPQIAPDWETPQGVPLDGILFGGRRATNVPLVLEATDWTHGVFLGSNISSERTAAAEGTVGELRRDPFAMLPFCGYNMADYFGHWLKVGQRLRFDRAPRIFQVNWFRKGEDGRFLWPGFGDNARVIDWIIRRIEGVVPAIDSPIGRLPRTEDLNLDGIEVPDADLEALFAIDRDLWLQEAGLTEEFYRTFEGRVPPALYAELAALRYRLKLAAAG, encoded by the coding sequence ATGGCCATCGCCGACATGTTCACCCGCCCGACCGCCATTCGCACCGCCACGGGGGCCGACGCGGCCGACGAGCCCCGCGGCGGGTTCGGGATGCGACCGGTCCTGGCCGGCACCGGCCTGGAAGCGCTACTCGCCTGGGTCGACGAGGTCGCCGCCCTGACGCAGCCCGCGCGTATCCACTGGGTCGACGGTTCCCGCGCCGAGAACGAGGCTCTTCTTCGCCAGCAGGTCGACGAAGGCAAGCTCATCAAGCTCAACCCCGAGTGGCGACCGGGCTCCTACCTCGCCCGCTCGCACCCGAGCGACGTCGCCCGCACCGAGGCGCGCACCTTCATCGCCTCCGCGCGAGAGGAGGATGCCGGCCCCACCAACAACTGGGCACAGCCCGATCAGATCCGGGCGACCATCACCCCGCTGTTCGCGGGGTCGATGCGGGGGCGCACGATGTACGTCGTGCCCTTCTCGATGGGCGCCGTCGGCGGTCCGCTCTCGCACATCGGCGTGCAGATCACCGACAGCGCGTACGCGGTGACCTCCATCGGCATCATGACGCGCGTCGGCACTGCGGTGCTGGAGCAGATCGCTGCCGGCAAGCCCTGGGTCAAGACGGTGCACTCGGTCGGCGCGCCGCTGGCCCCCGGCCGGGAAGACGTCGCCTGGCCCTGCAACGACGAGAAGTACATCGTGCACTTTCCCGACACGCTCGAGGTGTGGTCGTTCGGATCGGGCTACGGCGGCAACGCGATCCTCGCGAAGAAGTGCTTCGCACTGCGCATCGCCTCGGTCATCGGACGCGAGGAGGGGTGGCTCGCCGAGCACATGCTGCTGATCCGCGTCATCAGCCCGGAGGGCAAGCGCTTCCACCTCGCCGCCGCCTTCCCCTCCGCGTGCGGCAAGACCAATCTCGCGATGCTGCGCCCCACGATTCCGGGGTGGCGCGTCGAGACCCTCGGCGACGACATCGTGTGGCTTCGCCCCGGCGACGACGGGCGGCTGTGGGCCATCAACCCCGAGGCCGGCTTCTTCGGGGTGGCGCCGGGAACGGGCGCGTCGACCAACGTGGCGGCCGTCGAAACGCTGTGGGGCAACACGATCTTCACGAACGTGGCCCTGCGTCCCGACGGAGACGTCTGGTGGGAGGGTCTCACCGATGACGTCCCGTCGGAGCTGATCGACTGGGAGGGCAAGCCCTGGACCCCGGCCATGGGCCGCCCGGCCGCCCACCCGAACTCGCGCTTCACCGTCAGCGCGGGACAGTGCCCGCAGATCGCCCCCGACTGGGAGACTCCGCAGGGCGTGCCGCTGGACGGCATCCTGTTCGGCGGGCGCCGCGCCACGAACGTCCCGCTCGTGCTCGAGGCCACCGATTGGACCCACGGCGTGTTCCTCGGCTCGAACATCTCCTCCGAGCGCACCGCCGCCGCCGAAGGGACCGTCGGCGAGCTGCGCCGCGACCCCTTCGCGATGCTCCCGTTCTGCGGCTACAACATGGCGGACTACTTCGGCCACTGGCTCAAGGTCGGCCAGCGTCTGCGCTTCGACCGCGCCCCGCGCATCTTCCAGGTCAACTGGTTCCGCAAGGGCGAGGACGGCCGCTTCCTCTGGCCGGGGTTCGGCGACAACGCACGCGTGATCGACTGGATCATCCGCCGCATCGAGGGAGTGGTCCCCGCCATCGACAGCCCGATCGGACGGCTGCCGCGCACGGAAGATCTGAACCTCGATGGCATCGAGGTGCCGGACGCCGACCTCGAGGCCCTGTTCGCTATCGACCGCGACCTGTGGCTGCAGGAGGCCGGGCTCACGGAGGAGTTCTACCGCACGTTCGAGGGGCGGGTGCCGCCGGCGCTGTACGCCGAGCTCGCGGCTCTTCGCTACCGCCTCAAGCTCGCGGCGGCGGGGTGA
- the efeB gene encoding iron uptake transporter deferrochelatase/peroxidase subunit: MSTDPALAGDDRLEPAPRAGLSRRGLLGLAAGVGAAGLAVGAGAGAAAGVAVGRTRGAVGAASPYAFYGAHQAGITTPVQDHLHFASFDMMAGTTREDLIELLQDWSYAAARMTQGLDVSASGAVGGSPEAPPDDTGEALGLAANGLTITFGVGPTLFTAADGTDRYGLADRRPALLTALPAFLGDDLEPDHTGGDLCIQACADDPQVAVHAIRNLSRIAFGRARLRWSQLGFGKTSKTTADQATPRNLFGFKDGTANILADDQAALDQHVWVGDGDEPAWLVGGSYLVARKIAMLIETWDRVRLSEQERITGRDKAHGAPLSGGQEQTAPNFSAVGATGQPAIDARSHVRLAHPGLNKGIRILRRGYNYVDGNTDLGRLDAGLFFLAYQRSPAQFIALQRALSRDLLNEYIRHIGSGLWAIPPGAEEGSYVGAGLFA, translated from the coding sequence ATGAGCACCGACCCCGCCCTCGCGGGCGACGACCGCCTCGAGCCCGCGCCGCGCGCCGGCCTCAGCCGTCGGGGCCTGCTGGGCCTCGCGGCCGGTGTCGGCGCCGCCGGGCTCGCCGTCGGCGCCGGCGCCGGAGCGGCGGCTGGCGTCGCCGTCGGCCGCACGCGCGGCGCCGTCGGCGCGGCGTCGCCCTACGCGTTCTACGGCGCGCACCAGGCCGGGATCACGACGCCCGTCCAGGACCATCTTCACTTCGCGTCGTTCGACATGATGGCGGGGACCACCCGCGAGGATCTGATCGAGCTTCTCCAGGACTGGTCCTACGCGGCGGCGCGGATGACCCAGGGCCTCGATGTGTCGGCCAGCGGCGCGGTGGGAGGCTCGCCGGAGGCGCCGCCGGACGACACCGGTGAGGCGCTGGGCCTTGCCGCGAACGGGCTGACGATCACGTTCGGCGTCGGACCGACCCTGTTCACGGCCGCCGACGGCACCGACCGCTACGGACTCGCCGACCGTCGGCCCGCCCTGCTCACCGCGTTGCCGGCATTTCTCGGCGACGACCTGGAGCCCGATCACACCGGCGGCGACCTGTGCATCCAAGCCTGCGCCGACGACCCGCAGGTCGCCGTGCACGCGATCCGCAATCTGAGCCGCATCGCCTTCGGCCGAGCACGGCTGCGCTGGTCGCAGCTCGGCTTCGGAAAGACGTCGAAGACGACCGCCGATCAGGCCACGCCCCGCAACCTCTTCGGGTTCAAGGACGGCACGGCCAACATCCTCGCCGATGATCAGGCGGCGCTGGATCAGCACGTCTGGGTCGGCGACGGCGACGAACCGGCCTGGCTCGTGGGCGGCTCCTATCTCGTGGCGCGCAAGATCGCGATGCTCATCGAGACGTGGGATCGCGTGCGTCTGAGCGAGCAGGAGCGCATCACGGGCCGTGACAAGGCGCACGGCGCGCCGCTCTCGGGCGGGCAGGAGCAGACAGCGCCGAACTTCTCCGCCGTCGGCGCCACGGGCCAGCCCGCGATCGACGCCCGCAGCCACGTGCGCCTCGCCCATCCCGGCCTCAACAAGGGCATCCGCATCCTTCGCCGCGGCTACAACTACGTCGACGGCAACACCGATCTCGGACGACTCGACGCCGGCCTGTTCTTCCTCGCGTACCAACGCTCTCCCGCGCAGTTCATCGCCCTGCAGCGTGCGCTGTCGAGGGATCTGCTGAACGAGTACATCCGCCACATCGGCTCCGGTCTGTGGGCCATTCCCCCGGGAGCCGAGGAGGGCTCGTACGTCGGGGCGGGTCTGTTCGCCTGA
- the efeU gene encoding iron uptake transporter permease EfeU — protein MLATFLIGLREGLEAALVVGILVAYLRRIDRRDVLPRLWIGVGLAVALAVGIGAILTFGAYALTFEAQELIGGLLSLVAVGMVTWMIFWMQKTARTMKKTLEGGVDRALATGGLWGIVLIGFVSVAREGIETTLLLWSMVQSFGDTPSALPGALLGLAAAVILGWLLARGMVRLDLRVFFGWTGGFLVIVAAGVLAYAIHDLQEAGALPGPFSALAPIVGGTVAVGAAGFPFGWAFDLSAAIAPGSPLAAILQATVGFMPQMSWLQVIAWALYMAVVGTLFVRGLGRRPARASASAPLTPVPHHADLSHHQGAS, from the coding sequence GTGCTTGCCACCTTCCTGATCGGCCTCCGCGAAGGCCTCGAAGCCGCGCTCGTCGTCGGCATCCTCGTCGCCTACCTGCGCCGCATCGACCGGCGCGACGTCCTTCCCCGGCTGTGGATCGGCGTGGGCCTGGCCGTCGCCCTGGCCGTCGGCATCGGCGCGATCCTCACCTTCGGCGCCTACGCCCTCACGTTCGAAGCACAGGAGCTGATCGGCGGCCTGCTCTCTCTGGTCGCCGTCGGCATGGTGACCTGGATGATCTTCTGGATGCAGAAGACCGCCCGCACGATGAAGAAGACCCTCGAGGGCGGAGTCGACCGGGCTCTCGCGACGGGCGGCCTCTGGGGGATCGTCCTCATCGGATTCGTCTCCGTCGCCCGCGAAGGCATCGAGACGACGCTCCTGCTGTGGTCGATGGTGCAGTCCTTCGGCGACACGCCTTCCGCCCTTCCCGGCGCGCTGCTCGGCCTCGCCGCCGCCGTCATCCTCGGGTGGCTCCTCGCCCGCGGAATGGTGCGCCTCGACCTCCGCGTCTTCTTCGGCTGGACCGGCGGCTTCCTCGTGATCGTCGCTGCCGGCGTCCTGGCGTACGCGATCCACGACCTGCAGGAGGCCGGCGCCCTTCCCGGTCCGTTCTCCGCGCTGGCACCCATCGTGGGCGGCACGGTCGCCGTGGGGGCGGCCGGCTTCCCCTTCGGCTGGGCGTTCGACCTCTCGGCGGCGATCGCGCCGGGAAGCCCTCTCGCCGCGATCCTCCAGGCCACCGTCGGCTTCATGCCGCAGATGTCGTGGCTGCAGGTCATCGCCTGGGCCCTGTACATGGCCGTCGTCGGCACCCTCTTCGTCCGGGGACTCGGTCGCCGGCCCGCCCGGGCCTCGGCATCCGCACCCCTCACGCCGGTTCCGCACCACGCGGACCTCTCCCACCACCAAGGAGCATCATGA